One Chanodichthys erythropterus isolate Z2021 chromosome 10, ASM2448905v1, whole genome shotgun sequence DNA segment encodes these proteins:
- the hmgb1a gene encoding high mobility group protein B1a, translated as MGKDPTKPRGKMSSYAYFVQTCREEHKKKHPEATVNFSEFSKKCSERWKTMSAKEKGKFEDMAKLDKARYEREMKNYIPPKGEKKKRFKDPNAPKRPPSAFFIFCAEFRPKVKEETPGLSIGDVAKKLGEMWNKTSSEEKQPYEKKAAKLKEKYEKDIAAYRSKGKVGGATAKAPSKPDKVNDDDDDDDDEEEEDDDDDDDEDDE; from the exons ATGGGGAAGGATCCAACAAAACCAAGAGGCAAAATGTCCTCATACGCATACTTTGTCCAGACCTGCCGCGAGGAGCATAAGAAGAAACACCCTGAGGCAACGGTCAACTTCTCTGAGTTTTCCAAAAAGTGCTCTGAGCGATGGAAG ACTATGTCAGCCAAGGAAAAAGGGAAGTTTGAAGATATGGCCAAACTTGACAAGGCGCGTTATGAGAGGGAGATGAAGAACTACATTCCACCCAAAGGCGAGAAGAAAAAGAGGTTTAAAGACCCCAATGCTCCCAAGAGACCCCC GTCTGCATTCTTCATTTTCTGCGCCGAATTCCGACCCAAGGTAAAAGAAGAAACCCCTGGTCTGTCTATTGGAGATGTGGCCAAGAAATTGGGTGAGATGTGGAACAAAACATCATCTGAGGAGAAGCAGCCATACGAGAAGAAGGCTGCCAAGCTGAAGGAGAAGTATGAGAAG GACATTGCCGCCTATCGCTCTAAAGGCAAAGTGGGAGGAGCCACAGCCAAAGCCCCTTCCAAGCCGGACAAggttaatgatgatgatgacgacgacgatgatgaggaggaggaagatgaCGATGATGATGACGACGAGGATGACGAGTAG
- the katnal1 gene encoding katanin p60 ATPase-containing subunit A-like 1 — protein sequence MNLTEICDNAKKGREYALLGNYDSSMVYYQGVIQQIHKHCLSLRDPALKVKWQQVRQELAEEYEQVKSIVNTLESFKVDKPVDFPNPLPEESPRDPDVWPPPTPAEHRGPAQVKKPVTVSKPQRKESPGMQHRGPVGRGQPNVKSDRPNTRDGRGNKAKEEKSKKNAQEGVGDVEQRKFDGTGYDSDLVDALERDIVSRNLNIHWDDIADLEDAKKLLREAVVLPMWMPDFFKGIRRPWKGVLMVGPPGTGKTMLAKAVATECGTTFFNVSSSTLTSKYRGESEKLVRLLFEMARFYAPTTIFIDEIDSMCGRRGTSDEHEASRRVKSELLVQMDGVGGAQESDDPSKMVMVLAATNFPWDIDEALRRRLEKRIYIPLPTAKGRAELLRINLREVEVASDVDLTLIAEKIEGYSGADITNVCRDASMMAMRRRIQGLSPEEIRALSKDELQMPVTMADFELALKKISKSVSAADLEKYESWMSEFGSV from the exons ATGAATCTAACTGAGATTTGCGACAACGCTAAGAAAGGAAGAGAATATGCACTATTGGGGAACTATGATTCATCCATGGTGTACTACCAAGGTGTTATACAGCAGATCCATAAGCACTGTCTGTCCCTCAGAGATCCTGCCCTGAAAGTCAAATGGCAACAA GTTCGGCAGGAACTGGCAGAGGAATATGAGCAGGTGAAAAGCATTGTAAACACCCTGGAGAGTTTCAAGGTGGACAAACCAGTTGATTTCCCCAACCCTTTGCCTGAAGAGAGCCCAAGGGACCCTGATGTCTGGCCTCCCCCAACCCCAGCGGAGCACAG GGGACCTGCCCAAGTGAAGAAGCCGGTCACTGTATCAAAGCCTCAAAGGAAAGAGTCACCTGGGATGCAGCATCGTGGACCTGTGGGGAGGGGTCAGCCGAATGTCAAATCAGATAGACCGAACACCCGTGACGGCCGTGGAAATAAAGCTAAGGAGGAAAAA AGTAAGAAGAATGCCCAGGAGGGTGTTGGTGATGTGGAACAGAGGAAGTTTGATGGCACTGGCTATGACAGCGATCTGGTGGATGCACTGGAGAGAGATATTGTGTCCCGGAATCTCAATATCCACTG GGATGACATAGCAGATCTGGAAGATGCCAAAAAGCTGCTGAGAGAGGCAGTGGTCCTGCCTATGTGGATGCCAGACTTCTTCAAGGGGATCCGCCGCCCGTGGAAG GGGGTGCTGATGGTGGGGCCACCAGGTACAGGGAAGACCATGCTGGCTAAAGCAGTTGCGACCGAATGTGGTACAACATTTTTCAATGTGTCATCCTCCACGCTGACCTCAAAGTACAGGGGAGAGTCTGAGAAACTGGTGCGGCTCCTCTTTGAAATG GCTCGTTTTTATGCTCCTACAACAATTTTTATTGATGAGATCGACTCTATGTGCGGGAGGCGGGGCACATCAGATGAACATGAGGCCAGTCGTAGAGTGAAGTCAGAATTACTCGTGCAGATGGATG GTGTAGGAGGTGCTCAAGAGAGTGACGATCCCTCTAAAATGGTAATGGTCCTGGCTGCCACTAACTTCCCCTGGGACATTGATGAGGCTCTAAGGAGACGACTGGAGAAGAGGATCTACATTCCACTGCCCACTG CTAAAGGAAGGGCAGAACTGTTAAGGATCAACCTAAGGGAAGTTGAAGTGGCATCTGACGTGGATCTCACCCTCATCGCTGAGAAAATTGAGGGTTATTCAGGAGCTGACATCACCAACGTCTGCAG AGATGCATCAATGATGGCGATGCGAAGGAGGATCCAGGGTCTGAGTCCAGAGGAGATCCGTGCTCTTTCTAAAGATGAGCTGCAGATGCCAGTCACCATGGCGGACTTTGAGCTTGCACTCAAAAAGATCTCAAAATCCGTCTCGGCTGCAGACCTGGAGAAGTACGAGTCCTGGATGTCCGAGTTTGGGTCTGTATAA